In Psychrobacter sp. AH5, a genomic segment contains:
- a CDS encoding YfbU family protein, whose translation MKFTDAERVILANQYEILGKLNNEKTYLDLAENLRDGHEWIYNQKISVSPIFTKEQSDFVV comes from the coding sequence ATGAAATTTACGGATGCAGAACGTGTGATTTTAGCTAATCAATATGAAATTTTGGGTAAGTTAAATAATGAAAAAACCTATCTCGATTTAGCAGAGAATTTGAGAGATGGGCATGAGTGGATTTATAATCAAAAAATATCTGTTAGCCCTATATTTACTAAAGAACAGTCAGATTTTGTAGTT